From the Rhodanobacter soli genome, one window contains:
- a CDS encoding GNAT family N-acetyltransferase, which translates to MIRTARDEDAAAIHAIYAPSVSTGVATFETELPGVDAMRGRIHTRLQHYPWLVWEDAGEVLAYAYAGRFRERAAYDWIAETSIYVHADAQRRGIARRLYGVLLDVMRLQGLTQAVGVITLPGSASVAMHEAMGFTSAGVWRQCGYKLGQWWDVGVWQKELQAAANPPMAVTPFPHLPSAPLQELLEKHRSA; encoded by the coding sequence ATGATCCGCACCGCCCGCGACGAAGACGCCGCCGCCATCCATGCGATCTACGCCCCCTCGGTCAGCACCGGCGTGGCCACCTTCGAGACCGAACTGCCCGGCGTGGACGCGATGCGCGGACGCATCCACACGCGCCTGCAGCACTACCCGTGGCTGGTGTGGGAAGACGCCGGCGAGGTGCTGGCCTACGCCTACGCCGGGCGCTTCCGCGAGCGCGCCGCGTACGACTGGATCGCCGAAACCTCGATCTATGTGCACGCCGATGCGCAGCGCCGCGGCATCGCGCGCCGGCTCTACGGTGTGCTGCTGGACGTGATGCGGCTGCAAGGCCTCACCCAAGCGGTTGGCGTGATCACCCTGCCCGGCAGCGCCAGCGTGGCGATGCACGAGGCGATGGGCTTCACTTCCGCCGGCGTATGGCGCCAGTGCGGCTACAAATTGGGGCAATGGTGGGACGTGGGGGTGTGGCAGAAGGAGCTGCAGGCTGCGGCGAATCCGCCCATGGCCGTCACGCCGTTCCCGCACTTGCCGTCGGCGCCGTTGCAGGAATTGCTGGAAAAACACCGGAGCGCGTAG
- a CDS encoding RcnB family protein: MKKLLSLSAVLGAMLMLASGSVLAQGNGHGRGHGHDDKGYGQDDGDRGNGHDRDRDRHQRDDGYRDDRGRRYVRDDGPPGHAYGRYKSWHDRGRHEGWYKRGGYLPVEYRTRYVVTDWRRDRLREPPRGYHWVRSDNGDFLLVAIATGVIVDLLLNQ, translated from the coding sequence ATGAAGAAGCTACTGAGTCTGTCTGCCGTGTTGGGTGCGATGCTGATGCTGGCCAGTGGCTCCGTGCTGGCGCAGGGCAACGGTCACGGCCGTGGACACGGTCACGACGACAAGGGGTATGGGCAGGACGACGGCGACCGTGGCAATGGCCATGACCGCGACCGCGACCGGCACCAGCGTGACGATGGTTACCGTGATGACCGCGGCCGCCGCTATGTGCGCGACGATGGTCCCCCGGGCCATGCCTATGGCCGCTACAAGAGCTGGCACGATCGCGGCCGTCACGAGGGCTGGTACAAGCGCGGCGGTTACCTGCCGGTGGAATACCGCACCCGCTACGTGGTGACCGACTGGCGCCGCGACCGCCTGCGCGAACCGCCACGTGGCTATCACTGGGTACGCAGCGACAACGGCGACTTCCTGCTGGTGGCGATCGCCACCGGCGTGATCGTCGACCTGCTGCTCAACCAGTAG
- a CDS encoding SDR family NAD(P)-dependent oxidoreductase: MQLDQVKAIVTGGASGLGHAVAQHIVAHGGQVALFDVNEDKGQAAAKELGDAARFFRTDVTSEEGVATNVAAAHHAMGGLNVVMNCAGILGAGRVLGKEGPMPLGNFATTVMVNLVGSFNVAKAGAALMQGNEAGEDGERGVIINTASVAAYEGQIGQAAYSASKGGVVGMTLPMARELARFGIRVATIAPGIFWTPMVDSMSEAVQQSLSASIPFPSRLGQPAEFAATVAFILGNRYINGETIRLDGAVRLQPK, from the coding sequence ATGCAGCTCGATCAGGTCAAGGCAATCGTCACCGGCGGCGCTTCCGGTCTCGGCCACGCGGTGGCGCAGCACATCGTCGCCCACGGCGGCCAGGTCGCGCTGTTCGACGTCAACGAGGACAAGGGCCAGGCCGCCGCGAAGGAACTGGGCGACGCCGCGCGTTTCTTCCGCACCGACGTCACCTCCGAGGAAGGCGTGGCCACCAATGTCGCCGCCGCACACCATGCGATGGGCGGCCTGAACGTGGTGATGAACTGCGCCGGCATCCTCGGCGCCGGCCGCGTGCTGGGCAAGGAAGGCCCGATGCCGCTGGGCAACTTCGCCACCACGGTGATGGTGAACCTGGTCGGCAGCTTCAACGTGGCCAAGGCCGGCGCGGCGCTGATGCAGGGCAACGAGGCGGGCGAGGACGGCGAGCGCGGCGTGATCATCAACACCGCCAGCGTCGCGGCCTACGAAGGGCAGATCGGCCAGGCCGCGTATTCCGCCTCCAAGGGCGGCGTGGTCGGCATGACCCTGCCGATGGCGCGCGAGCTGGCACGCTTCGGCATCCGCGTGGCGACGATCGCGCCGGGCATCTTCTGGACTCCGATGGTCGACAGCATGTCCGAGGCCGTGCAGCAGTCGCTGAGCGCCTCGATCCCGTTCCCCTCGCGGCTGGGCCAGCCGGCCGAGTTCGCCGCGACGGTCGCCTTCATCCTCGGCAACCGCTACATCAACGGCGAGACGATCCGCCTCGACGGCGCGGTGCGGCTGCAGCCGAAGTAA
- the efpL gene encoding elongation factor P-like protein EfpL, whose translation MKASDVKKGNVVEHDGTVYQVRDIERSSPSARGGNVTFRFTLYTIPGGRKYDLSLRAEDELREMDLVRRAANFSYMDDGAFVFMDAEDYTQYPLSPELVGDNAGYIVEGVEGYYVQLIDDAPVGLQVPTSVVLTVVDTAPEMKGSSATKRTKPAKLDTGIEIQVPEYISNDEKVWVNTLTGEFAGRA comes from the coding sequence ATGAAAGCTTCCGACGTCAAGAAAGGCAACGTGGTCGAGCACGACGGCACCGTCTACCAGGTACGCGACATCGAGCGCAGTTCGCCGAGTGCGCGTGGCGGCAACGTCACCTTCCGCTTCACCCTGTACACGATCCCCGGCGGGCGCAAGTATGACCTCAGCCTGCGTGCCGAAGACGAGCTGCGCGAGATGGACCTGGTGCGCCGTGCCGCCAACTTCTCCTACATGGACGACGGCGCGTTCGTGTTCATGGACGCCGAGGATTACACCCAGTACCCGCTGTCGCCGGAACTGGTGGGCGACAACGCCGGCTACATCGTCGAAGGCGTCGAGGGCTACTACGTGCAGCTGATCGACGACGCGCCGGTCGGCCTGCAGGTGCCGACCAGCGTGGTGCTGACGGTGGTCGACACCGCGCCGGAAATGAAGGGCTCCAGCGCCACCAAGCGCACCAAGCCGGCCAAGCTCGATACCGGCATCGAAATCCAGGTGCCCGAGTACATCAGCAACGACGAGAAGGTGTGGGTGAACACGCTCACCGGCGAGTTCGCTGGCAGAGCCTGA
- a CDS encoding FUSC family protein — MPPSGYSLRAHAIESLTDIKRPDVPLRVVLRNTAAVILPLAVGMATGHPQIGLGVAAGALDTMFSDQPGPYRQRMRQLLLASLAAGLAALVGFLIGGQLLPILLATAACGFFGGMLVVFGADTARVGMTSMILLVITASTPTSLGHALGGAALIFAGGMLLTAFSLAAWPLQRYWPERIELARVYAGLAALAREQAHDDAEVPALTEAMTSLQRTLLGRHRAHGRAMEAFGVLLELAERIRLELTAMTELHANPAIHAMFRDDAARVLAAIAEALQQGDPPERADRALQTLRASERALLDGGGDADGLAAHIHALAGQLAAAVRNADWAGSRGELRASAAETRLPTSLRSSSTWATLRANLTPRSVAFRHAVRMAVCLSAALWISRLLHLPHGYWLPMTAAIVLRPDFAATFNFGLLRVLGTVLGLVLTTVLLHITPDEPWAHLALMAVLCMAFRYLAGAHYGIAVATLTGTVVILLSFEGVSPGLAVSDRVLNTALGCGMALLAYVAWPTWERGRARAALAVMLDAYASYLRALAQPDRGGNRNDTRTAARTARTNAQASIDRMRTEPATPPELLALARALFANGNRLARTAMALEATLDDLATLPAADAIGRFVEHNADAVQAIATALRERQPLGALPELRAMQRELVTSMQEVGDRAALELLARISDRLVDNVDTLAHVTKRGLSEPAAAEPPPA, encoded by the coding sequence ATGCCCCCCAGCGGTTATTCGCTACGCGCCCATGCGATCGAGAGCCTGACCGACATCAAGCGGCCGGACGTGCCGCTGCGGGTGGTGCTGCGCAATACCGCGGCGGTGATCCTGCCGCTGGCCGTGGGCATGGCGACCGGCCATCCGCAGATCGGCCTGGGCGTGGCGGCCGGTGCGCTGGACACGATGTTCTCCGACCAGCCCGGGCCGTATCGCCAGCGCATGCGGCAACTGCTGCTGGCGTCGCTGGCGGCCGGTCTCGCCGCGCTGGTGGGTTTTCTGATCGGCGGCCAGTTGCTGCCGATCCTTCTCGCTACCGCCGCCTGCGGTTTCTTCGGCGGCATGCTGGTGGTATTCGGCGCGGATACCGCGCGGGTCGGCATGACCAGCATGATCCTGCTGGTGATCACCGCGTCGACGCCGACGTCGCTGGGCCATGCGCTCGGCGGCGCCGCGCTGATCTTCGCCGGCGGCATGCTGCTCACCGCGTTTTCGCTGGCGGCGTGGCCGCTGCAGCGCTACTGGCCGGAGCGCATCGAGCTGGCGCGGGTGTACGCCGGGCTGGCCGCACTGGCCCGCGAACAGGCGCATGACGATGCCGAGGTGCCGGCGCTGACCGAGGCGATGACCAGCCTGCAGCGCACCTTGCTGGGCCGCCATCGCGCGCACGGCCGCGCGATGGAAGCCTTCGGCGTACTGCTGGAGCTGGCCGAGCGGATTAGGCTGGAGCTCACCGCGATGACCGAGCTGCATGCCAACCCCGCCATCCACGCGATGTTCCGCGACGACGCCGCGCGCGTGCTGGCGGCGATCGCCGAGGCACTGCAGCAGGGCGACCCGCCCGAGCGGGCCGACCGCGCGCTGCAGACCCTGCGCGCCAGCGAGCGCGCCCTGCTCGACGGCGGCGGCGACGCCGACGGCCTGGCCGCGCACATCCATGCGCTGGCCGGCCAGCTGGCCGCTGCGGTGCGCAACGCCGACTGGGCCGGCAGCCGCGGCGAACTGCGCGCCAGCGCGGCGGAAACCCGGCTGCCGACGTCACTGCGCAGCAGCTCCACCTGGGCCACCCTGCGCGCCAACCTCACGCCGCGTTCGGTGGCGTTCCGTCACGCCGTGCGCATGGCGGTCTGCCTCAGCGCGGCGCTGTGGATCTCGCGCCTGCTGCACCTGCCGCACGGCTACTGGCTGCCGATGACCGCGGCGATCGTGCTGCGCCCGGACTTCGCCGCCACCTTCAACTTCGGCCTGCTGCGCGTGCTCGGCACGGTGCTGGGGCTGGTGCTCACCACGGTGCTGCTGCACATCACGCCGGACGAACCGTGGGCGCACCTGGCGCTGATGGCGGTGCTGTGCATGGCGTTCCGCTACCTGGCCGGTGCGCATTACGGCATCGCGGTGGCGACGCTGACCGGCACCGTGGTGATCCTGCTGTCGTTCGAAGGCGTCAGCCCCGGCCTGGCGGTGTCGGACCGGGTGCTCAACACCGCGCTCGGCTGCGGCATGGCCCTGCTCGCCTACGTGGCCTGGCCGACCTGGGAGCGCGGCCGCGCCCGCGCCGCACTGGCGGTGATGCTGGATGCCTACGCCAGTTACCTGCGCGCCCTGGCGCAACCCGACCGAGGCGGCAACCGCAACGACACCCGCACCGCGGCGCGCACCGCCCGCACCAATGCGCAAGCCTCGATCGACCGCATGCGCACCGAGCCGGCCACGCCGCCGGAACTGCTGGCGCTGGCCCGCGCGCTGTTCGCCAACGGCAACCGCCTGGCGCGCACCGCGATGGCCCTGGAAGCCACCCTCGACGATCTCGCCACGCTGCCCGCGGCGGACGCCATCGGCCGTTTCGTCGAGCACAACGCCGACGCCGTGCAGGCCATCGCCACGGCGTTGCGCGAACGGCAGCCGCTGGGCGCCCTGCCCGAGCTGCGCGCCATGCAGCGCGAGCTGGTCACCTCGATGCAGGAGGTCGGCGACCGCGCCGCACTCGAGCTGCTGGCACGCATCAGCGACCGGCTGGTCGACAACGTCGACACGCTGGCCCACGTGACGAAACGCGGCCTGTCGGAGCCCGCCGCCGCGGAACCGCCGCCGGCGTAA
- a CDS encoding amidohydrolase family protein yields the protein MLKIDTHAHILPRDWPNLAAKYGDDRFPVMTHTDGRHRIYKDSRFFREVWDSAFDPQTRIDDYARFGVDVQVISTVPVLFSYWAPGHQALELHRHLNDHMAGICRDFPRHYAGIGTVPLQAPQLAVRELERCIDELGLQGVQIGSHCGDWNLDAPELFPFFEAAADLGAAVLVHPWDMMGMASMPKYWMPWLVGMPAEQSRAACCLVFGGVMERLPKLRVMLAHGGGSFPSTIGRIEHGFRMRPDLVATDNPRNPREYLKRFYFDSCVHDDQALRYLLDVTGAHQVMLGTDYPFPLGEQEPGSGIEALGLDEADRARLFHGTALEWLGLPRHRFAPDPLPKEPA from the coding sequence ATGCTCAAGATCGATACCCACGCGCACATCCTGCCCCGCGACTGGCCGAACCTGGCGGCCAAGTACGGCGACGACCGCTTCCCGGTGATGACCCATACCGACGGGCGCCACCGCATCTACAAGGACAGCCGGTTCTTCCGCGAAGTGTGGGATTCGGCGTTCGACCCGCAGACGCGCATCGACGACTACGCCCGCTTCGGCGTCGACGTGCAGGTGATCTCCACCGTGCCGGTGCTGTTCTCGTACTGGGCGCCGGGCCACCAGGCACTGGAGCTGCATCGCCATCTGAACGACCACATGGCCGGCATCTGCCGCGACTTCCCGCGCCACTACGCCGGCATCGGTACGGTGCCGCTGCAGGCGCCGCAGCTGGCCGTGCGCGAACTGGAACGCTGCATCGACGAGCTGGGCCTGCAGGGCGTGCAGATCGGCTCGCACTGCGGCGACTGGAACCTGGATGCGCCGGAACTGTTCCCGTTCTTCGAAGCCGCCGCCGATCTCGGCGCCGCGGTGCTGGTGCACCCGTGGGACATGATGGGCATGGCCAGCATGCCGAAGTACTGGATGCCGTGGCTGGTCGGCATGCCCGCCGAACAGTCGCGCGCCGCCTGCTGCCTGGTATTCGGCGGCGTGATGGAGCGGCTGCCGAAGCTGCGCGTGATGCTGGCGCACGGCGGCGGCAGCTTCCCCTCGACGATCGGCCGCATCGAACACGGCTTCCGCATGCGGCCGGACCTGGTCGCCACCGATAACCCGCGCAACCCGCGCGAGTACCTCAAGCGCTTCTACTTCGACTCCTGCGTGCACGACGACCAGGCGCTGCGCTATCTGCTGGATGTGACGGGCGCCCACCAGGTGATGCTCGGCACCGACTATCCTTTCCCGCTGGGGGAGCAGGAACCCGGCAGCGGCATCGAGGCGCTGGGCCTTGACGAAGCCGACCGCGCACGGCTGTTCCACGGCACGGCGCTGGAATGGCTGGGCCTGCCCCGCCACCGCTTCGCCCCCGATCCCCTTCCGAAGGAACCCGCATGA
- the kynU gene encoding kynureninase has translation MHATYEDTLDWANARDAADPLRAFRDEFLIPPHEGRDSTYFCGNSLGLQPRAVREAVNAELDYWGELGVEGHFKGRLPWMDYHEFVRDDLAAVVGALPSEVVAMNTLGVNLHLMMVSFYRPTKKRHAILIEAGAFPTDRYAVESQIRFHGFDPATSLIELQPDEPNGLVSVAAIERVLTEHGERISLVMLPGVQYRTGQAFDLKAITALAHRQCCTVGFDLAHAVGNLPLQLHDSGADFAIWCSYKYLNSGPGAVGGAFVHERHAKAVLPRFAGWWGHDKTTRFQMGPEFVPTPGADGWQLSNPPILALAPLRVSLQIFRRAGMDRLREKSLQLTGYLEWLVQTQLSDVLQVVTPAEPTRRGAQLSIRVTGGRERGRALFEHLMAHGIIGDWREPDVIRISPAPLYNRFADCLAFAEAVREWSHG, from the coding sequence ATGCACGCAACATATGAAGACACCCTCGACTGGGCCAACGCCCGGGACGCTGCCGACCCGCTGCGCGCGTTCCGCGACGAGTTCCTGATCCCGCCGCACGAAGGCCGCGACAGTACGTACTTCTGCGGCAACTCGCTCGGCCTGCAGCCGCGCGCGGTGCGCGAAGCAGTCAATGCGGAACTGGATTACTGGGGTGAACTGGGCGTCGAAGGCCACTTCAAGGGCCGCCTGCCGTGGATGGACTACCACGAGTTCGTGCGCGACGACCTCGCCGCCGTGGTCGGTGCGCTTCCCTCTGAAGTGGTGGCGATGAACACCCTGGGTGTGAACCTGCACCTGATGATGGTGAGCTTCTACCGCCCGACGAAAAAACGGCACGCCATCCTGATCGAGGCCGGCGCATTTCCCACCGATCGCTACGCGGTGGAATCGCAAATCCGCTTCCATGGTTTCGATCCGGCCACATCGCTGATCGAACTGCAACCCGACGAACCGAACGGCCTTGTTTCCGTCGCCGCGATCGAGCGCGTGCTGACCGAGCATGGCGAGCGCATCTCGCTGGTGATGCTGCCCGGCGTGCAATATCGCACCGGCCAGGCGTTCGACCTCAAGGCCATCACCGCGCTCGCACACAGGCAATGCTGCACGGTCGGCTTCGACCTCGCCCATGCGGTCGGCAACCTGCCGCTGCAGCTGCACGACAGCGGCGCCGACTTCGCGATCTGGTGCAGCTACAAATACCTGAACAGCGGCCCCGGCGCGGTCGGCGGCGCGTTCGTGCACGAGCGCCATGCCAAGGCCGTGCTGCCGCGCTTTGCCGGCTGGTGGGGCCACGACAAAACCACCCGCTTCCAGATGGGTCCGGAGTTCGTGCCCACCCCCGGCGCCGACGGCTGGCAACTGTCCAACCCGCCGATCCTGGCGCTCGCCCCGCTGCGCGTGTCGCTGCAGATTTTCCGCCGCGCCGGCATGGATCGCCTGCGCGAAAAATCGCTGCAGCTCACCGGCTACCTGGAATGGCTGGTGCAGACCCAACTGTCCGACGTGCTGCAGGTAGTGACTCCCGCCGAACCCACACGCCGCGGCGCCCAGCTGTCGATCCGCGTGACCGGCGGCCGCGAACGCGGCCGCGCCCTGTTCGAACACCTGATGGCCCACGGCATCATCGGCGACTGGCGCGAACCCGACGTGATCCGCATCTCGCCGGCACCGCTCTACAACCGGTTTGCGGATTGCCTGGCGTTTGCGGAAGCGGTGCGGGA